One Microbacterium keratanolyticum DNA window includes the following coding sequences:
- a CDS encoding sensor histidine kinase, producing MRRSASVWRWQLMLAASTVLIVALIAAFRPEIFGTQPFLFGIFLITVITLATLLVPWHRVRPGLMLVVPFADILAVGLAASASDVRLSFLWVFPVTWIASYYAMPTIIAALALISVCLAALTNSSISPSDMLLRIIVTVLSLGFLATTIRIGTQQARAARRLLLSQSEQMNRIAQRAEAHEHRVTQIIDSLDLALAAVTAEGRIVKANDAYRQLYRRSESDGDLPSRAVEYDDRQGEPLPPECTAVARAARGDHMQAERMWLFDTDGEWRALQVSSQPIATVEDRAGIALLIIEDVTALLEAAQERKTVAAIVSHELRNPLTAIIGHVDLLRDRDDLPERVQEQLSIVASASDRMERLVARVMEESHPDAAVLSEPVDLRQLVDASIASFLPIAQSHHLTLTVEGAQTLMLYGDAFRLRQVIDNLISNAVKYTPSGGRVVVWLGVAPDGQVDLQIADTGMGMADEDLARVFQPYFRAEAAAATDIPGTGLGMGVVEEIVHQHGGTIGVGSVLGAGTTVAVRLPRKPPTEESR from the coding sequence ATGCGACGCAGCGCGTCTGTGTGGCGGTGGCAGCTCATGCTGGCCGCGAGCACCGTGCTCATCGTGGCGCTGATCGCCGCGTTCAGGCCAGAGATCTTCGGAACCCAGCCGTTCCTGTTCGGCATCTTCCTCATCACGGTGATCACGCTCGCAACGTTGCTGGTTCCCTGGCACCGTGTGCGCCCCGGTCTCATGCTCGTCGTTCCGTTCGCGGACATCCTGGCGGTGGGACTCGCCGCATCAGCGAGTGATGTGCGCCTGAGCTTCCTCTGGGTCTTCCCGGTGACCTGGATCGCCAGCTACTACGCGATGCCGACCATCATCGCCGCGCTCGCTCTCATCAGTGTGTGCCTGGCGGCGCTCACGAACTCGAGCATCTCTCCGTCCGACATGCTGCTGCGCATCATCGTGACGGTGCTGTCGTTGGGCTTCCTCGCCACAACGATTCGCATCGGGACGCAACAGGCACGGGCAGCACGCCGTCTGCTGCTGAGCCAGTCTGAGCAGATGAACCGCATCGCGCAGCGCGCGGAGGCGCATGAGCACCGGGTGACGCAGATCATCGATTCCCTGGATCTCGCGCTCGCGGCCGTCACCGCCGAAGGTCGGATCGTGAAGGCCAATGACGCCTACCGGCAGCTCTATCGCCGGAGCGAGAGCGATGGCGATCTGCCCTCGCGCGCTGTCGAGTACGACGATCGCCAGGGTGAGCCACTGCCGCCCGAGTGCACCGCGGTGGCCCGCGCCGCGCGGGGAGACCATATGCAGGCCGAGCGCATGTGGCTCTTCGATACCGACGGCGAGTGGCGGGCGCTGCAGGTCTCTTCGCAGCCCATAGCGACCGTCGAGGATCGCGCCGGCATCGCCCTCTTGATCATCGAGGATGTGACGGCTCTGCTGGAGGCCGCGCAGGAGCGCAAGACGGTCGCAGCGATCGTCTCGCATGAACTGCGCAACCCGCTCACGGCGATCATCGGTCATGTCGATCTGCTGCGGGATCGCGATGATCTGCCCGAGCGGGTGCAGGAGCAGCTGAGCATCGTCGCCAGCGCGAGTGACCGGATGGAGCGGCTTGTCGCGCGCGTGATGGAGGAGAGCCATCCGGATGCGGCCGTGCTGTCGGAGCCCGTCGACCTGCGCCAGCTCGTCGACGCCTCGATTGCGTCCTTCCTGCCGATCGCGCAGTCGCACCACCTCACCCTCACCGTGGAGGGCGCCCAGACCCTGATGCTCTACGGCGACGCCTTCCGCCTTCGCCAGGTGATCGACAACCTCATCAGCAACGCCGTCAAGTACACGCCGTCCGGCGGGCGTGTCGTCGTCTGGCTCGGCGTCGCCCCGGACGGACAGGTCGACCTGCAGATCGCCGACACCGGTATGGGAATGGCGGATGAAGACCTCGCGCGGGTGTTCCAGCCGTACTTCCGTGCGGAGGCCGCCGCCGCCACGGACATCCCCGGCACAGGTCTCGGCATGGGTGTCGTCGAGGAGATCGTCCACCAGCACGGTGGGACGATCGGCGTCGGCAGCGTTCTGGGCGCCGGAACCACCGTTGCGGTGCGACTGCCCCGTAAGCCCCCGACAGAGGAGAGTCGATGA
- the tsaB gene encoding tRNA (adenosine(37)-N6)-threonylcarbamoyltransferase complex dimerization subunit type 1 TsaB, which yields MILAVDTSLGTAIAVIDGAGAICAERAAVDPLGHVEVIGEMLAETLQDAGAEPITHVVAGMGPGPFTGLRIGIATARAVALARAITVVPVPSHFAAALTEIEADAAAGRFAIVTDARRREVAVTVFDGLDADGIPHVVADTVLVLRADAEAHLAGIRAVEVTALSAAALARVGQRALAAGRDLTDSEPLYLRQPDVAQPRAPKQVGS from the coding sequence GTGATCCTCGCCGTCGACACCTCCCTGGGCACTGCCATCGCCGTCATCGACGGTGCCGGCGCGATCTGCGCGGAGCGTGCGGCGGTCGATCCGCTCGGGCACGTTGAAGTCATCGGCGAGATGCTCGCAGAGACCCTGCAGGACGCCGGAGCGGAGCCAATCACGCACGTCGTCGCCGGCATGGGGCCGGGGCCGTTCACCGGGTTGCGCATCGGCATCGCCACGGCGCGTGCGGTTGCTCTGGCGCGAGCTATCACGGTCGTCCCGGTGCCGAGCCACTTCGCAGCCGCGCTGACCGAGATCGAGGCGGATGCCGCTGCGGGCCGCTTCGCGATCGTGACCGATGCGCGCCGGCGCGAGGTCGCCGTCACCGTGTTCGACGGTCTTGATGCCGACGGTATCCCGCATGTCGTCGCCGACACGGTGCTCGTGCTGCGTGCCGATGCAGAGGCGCACCTCGCGGGGATTCGCGCTGTCGAGGTCACCGCGCTCTCCGCCGCAGCACTCGCACGGGTCGGCCAGCGTGCGCTCGCCGCCGGCCGCGATCTCACAGACAGCGAGCCGCTCTACCTGCGCCAGCCCGACGTCGCACAGCCACGCGCTCCGAAACAGGTCGGATCATGA
- the tsaD gene encoding tRNA (adenosine(37)-N6)-threonylcarbamoyltransferase complex transferase subunit TsaD: protein MTTAPLVLGIETSCDETGIGIVRGRTLLSNTIASSMDEHARYGGVVPEVAARAHLEALEPSIEQALAEAQVRLEDLDAIAVTSGPGLAGALMVGIGAAKGLAAALDKPLYAVNHLVGHIAADILAGDAESAPLEYPTIALLVSGGHTSLLHVRDLTTDVEMLGETMDDAAGEAFDKVARLLGLPYPGGPEIDRAAVGGDPQAIRFPRGLSRASDMAKHRYDFSFSGLKTAVARWVEQQEATGEPVPVADVAASFREAVVDVLVTKALAACKDLGVPRLLLGGGVIANRRLRDVALERAAEAGVSVRIPPLSLCTDNGAMIAGLAAELIASGRRPSTLAFGADSTLPVTEIQVAEREAVDVG, encoded by the coding sequence ATGACCACCGCCCCCCTGGTTCTCGGCATCGAGACGAGCTGCGACGAGACCGGCATCGGCATCGTCCGCGGCCGCACCCTGCTGTCGAACACGATCGCGTCCAGCATGGACGAGCACGCCCGCTACGGCGGCGTCGTCCCCGAGGTCGCCGCGCGTGCCCACCTTGAGGCGCTGGAGCCGTCGATCGAACAGGCGCTCGCCGAGGCACAGGTGCGCCTGGAGGATCTCGACGCGATCGCCGTGACCAGCGGGCCGGGTCTTGCAGGAGCACTCATGGTCGGCATCGGTGCCGCCAAGGGGCTCGCCGCCGCGCTCGACAAGCCGCTGTACGCGGTCAACCATCTCGTCGGACACATCGCCGCTGACATCCTCGCGGGAGACGCAGAATCTGCGCCTCTCGAGTATCCGACGATCGCGCTGCTGGTGAGCGGCGGGCACACCTCTCTGCTGCACGTACGCGACCTCACGACCGACGTCGAGATGCTCGGCGAGACGATGGACGACGCGGCCGGCGAGGCCTTCGACAAGGTCGCGCGCCTGCTCGGCCTGCCCTACCCCGGTGGGCCGGAGATCGACCGTGCGGCCGTCGGCGGCGACCCGCAGGCGATCCGCTTCCCGCGCGGACTCTCCCGGGCCTCAGACATGGCGAAGCACCGCTACGACTTCTCGTTCTCCGGTCTCAAGACGGCCGTCGCCCGCTGGGTCGAACAGCAGGAGGCGACGGGGGAGCCGGTGCCCGTCGCGGATGTTGCGGCGAGCTTCCGCGAGGCCGTCGTGGATGTGCTGGTCACGAAGGCGCTCGCAGCCTGCAAGGATCTCGGCGTTCCGCGCCTTCTGCTCGGCGGCGGCGTCATCGCGAACCGACGCCTGCGTGACGTCGCCTTGGAGCGGGCGGCAGAGGCCGGGGTGAGTGTGCGGATTCCCCCGCTGTCGCTGTGCACCGACAACGGAGCGATGATCGCAGGGCTGGCCGCAGAGCTCATCGCGTCGGGGCGTCGCCCGTCCACGCTCGCGTTCGGCGCCGACTCGACGCTGCCCGTGACCGAGATCCAGGTCGCCGAACGGGAGGCCGTCGATGTCGGATGA
- a CDS encoding glycosyltransferase family 2 protein has product MSETTSVPDTTPAPRRRRQWGAERPKPPLPAVHERPSTTKLILGRVAIWVTVAMWMLYVLTVVVTLFFAGEFDTPWRVIEGASYVIVVTFLTFSALMYLVARQGAFERFRTHQRTPRAELDRHFAHAHRPLTVLVPSYAEEPAVIRKTLWSAALQEYPSLRVVLLIDDNPNPQGESAIARMTETRGIAQEIALEMAEPAALFQTTLEEFEEDWDAANGLLLVEGAYHDAVDWLHRFAARVPREDHVDDFFIDEVLLGLADDLESSAIAVGTAIAEGSTLPAERVHELLRRLVWIFTAELASFERKKYISLSHEANKAMNLNSYIGLLGGRFVEEHTEKGIMLRPAPGGARADLDIPYSDFVLTLDADSLLLRDYCLRLVHFLEQPENATVAVTQTPYSSFRGAPTRLERLAGATTDVQHILHQGMTYHNATFWVGANAVIRMEALDDILEIENDNGFEIRRYVQDRTVIEDTESSIDLAVHGWKLVNYPERLSYSATPPDFGSLIVQRRRWANGGLLIMPKMWRRVREQRRAYTPLSLGEVTLRLNYMASIAWASVGLIFLLVYPYDNRLVSPFILLGALPYFLAMASDLKYCGYKRTDVLRIYGFNLILLPVNMAGVLKSIQQGLTGMKIPFARTPKVKDRTSAPLLYIVAPIVIIVYSGFIAWISFQQGSWGTLAFSLVNATLATWSFLANVGIRAALVDTWYGLTDWMWVEDADAAAAGEADAAPARDWRTVLHEGHPAPGARGVDEIRRAAETRSVLPASATPRYDTVPAVGADDADFRRPSPVTETRDENVSVSA; this is encoded by the coding sequence ATGAGCGAGACGACGTCTGTGCCCGACACGACGCCTGCACCGCGCCGCCGTCGGCAATGGGGCGCTGAGCGCCCAAAGCCGCCACTGCCCGCCGTGCACGAGCGCCCGTCGACCACGAAGCTCATCCTCGGTCGTGTCGCGATCTGGGTGACCGTGGCGATGTGGATGCTCTATGTGCTGACGGTGGTCGTGACACTGTTCTTCGCGGGCGAGTTCGACACGCCCTGGCGCGTGATCGAAGGAGCGTCCTACGTCATCGTCGTGACGTTCCTCACCTTCTCGGCCCTCATGTACCTCGTCGCACGACAGGGAGCTTTCGAGCGGTTCCGTACGCACCAGCGCACGCCCCGCGCCGAACTCGACCGGCACTTCGCGCACGCGCACCGCCCGCTGACCGTCCTGGTGCCGTCGTACGCCGAGGAGCCGGCGGTCATCCGCAAGACGCTCTGGTCAGCCGCACTCCAGGAGTACCCCTCGCTGCGAGTGGTGCTCCTGATCGACGACAACCCGAACCCGCAGGGCGAGAGCGCCATCGCGCGGATGACGGAGACCCGCGGTATCGCACAGGAGATCGCCCTCGAGATGGCCGAGCCTGCCGCACTGTTCCAGACCACGCTGGAGGAGTTCGAAGAGGACTGGGATGCCGCGAATGGCCTCCTGCTCGTGGAAGGCGCGTACCACGACGCCGTGGACTGGCTGCACAGATTTGCCGCCCGCGTTCCGCGCGAGGACCACGTCGACGACTTCTTCATCGACGAGGTTCTGCTCGGGCTGGCTGATGATCTCGAATCCTCGGCGATCGCAGTGGGGACTGCGATCGCCGAGGGTTCGACCCTCCCCGCCGAGCGCGTGCACGAGCTGCTGCGACGCCTCGTGTGGATCTTCACCGCCGAGCTCGCGAGCTTCGAGCGCAAGAAGTACATCTCGCTGTCGCACGAGGCGAACAAGGCGATGAACCTGAACTCGTACATCGGACTGCTCGGTGGGCGCTTCGTCGAGGAGCACACGGAGAAGGGCATCATGCTGCGACCGGCCCCCGGTGGCGCGCGGGCCGATCTCGACATCCCCTACTCCGACTTCGTGCTGACCCTCGACGCCGACTCGCTGCTGCTGCGCGACTACTGCCTGCGGCTCGTGCACTTCCTGGAGCAGCCCGAGAACGCGACCGTCGCCGTCACGCAGACGCCGTACTCCTCGTTCCGCGGTGCACCCACCCGTCTGGAGCGGCTGGCAGGTGCGACAACCGACGTGCAGCACATCCTGCATCAGGGCATGACCTATCACAACGCGACCTTCTGGGTCGGGGCGAACGCCGTCATCCGCATGGAGGCACTCGACGACATTCTCGAGATCGAGAACGACAACGGGTTCGAGATCCGCCGCTACGTGCAGGACCGCACGGTCATCGAAGACACCGAGTCCAGCATCGACCTCGCCGTGCACGGCTGGAAGCTCGTGAACTACCCCGAGCGTCTGAGCTACAGCGCGACGCCGCCGGACTTCGGCTCACTCATCGTGCAGCGTCGACGCTGGGCGAACGGCGGTCTGCTGATCATGCCGAAGATGTGGCGTCGCGTGCGCGAGCAGCGTCGCGCCTACACGCCGCTGTCGCTCGGCGAAGTCACTCTGCGACTGAACTACATGGCCTCGATCGCCTGGGCGAGCGTGGGCCTGATCTTCCTGCTCGTCTACCCCTACGACAACCGACTCGTGAGCCCGTTCATCCTGCTGGGCGCGCTGCCGTACTTCCTCGCGATGGCGAGCGACCTGAAGTACTGCGGCTACAAGCGCACGGATGTGCTGCGGATCTACGGCTTCAACCTGATCCTGCTCCCCGTGAACATGGCCGGAGTCCTCAAGTCGATCCAGCAGGGCCTCACCGGCATGAAGATCCCCTTCGCACGCACGCCGAAGGTCAAGGACCGCACCAGCGCTCCGCTGCTGTACATCGTCGCGCCGATCGTGATCATCGTGTACTCGGGCTTCATCGCCTGGATCAGCTTCCAGCAGGGGTCGTGGGGAACGCTCGCGTTCTCGCTCGTCAACGCGACGCTGGCGACCTGGTCGTTCCTGGCGAACGTCGGCATCCGCGCCGCACTCGTGGACACCTGGTACGGGCTGACGGACTGGATGTGGGTGGAGGACGCCGACGCCGCGGCGGCAGGAGAAGCGGATGCTGCGCCGGCCCGTGACTGGCGGACGGTGCTGCACGAGGGGCACCCGGCTCCCGGTGCGCGCGGCGTCGACGAGATCCGTCGTGCCGCGGAGACGCGCAGCGTGCTGCCTGCGTCGGCCACCCCTCGGTACGACACCGTGCCCGCGGTGGGCGCCGACGACGCCGACTTCCGCCGCCCCTCCCCCGTCACCGAAACCCGCGATGAGAACGTGAGCGTGTCCGCATGA
- the rimI gene encoding ribosomal protein S18-alanine N-acetyltransferase: MIRPAGASDLDAIMRIETASFPTDAWSAEMMAAELLSEHGRYFVDDEFGEIVGYGGVRALRGSSDADIQTIALDAAHRGAGRGRALLRALLGEASDRGANEVFLEVRADNPTAEKLYSSEGFAELGRRPRYYQPDDVDAIVMRLDLRVWRERDASATSDSATEESTA, translated from the coding sequence ATGATCCGACCCGCCGGAGCATCCGATCTCGACGCGATCATGCGCATCGAGACCGCATCCTTCCCGACCGACGCCTGGAGTGCCGAGATGATGGCGGCCGAGCTCCTCTCCGAGCACGGTCGCTACTTCGTCGATGACGAGTTCGGAGAGATCGTCGGCTACGGGGGAGTGCGCGCACTGCGCGGATCCAGCGACGCCGATATCCAGACGATCGCGCTCGACGCCGCTCACCGCGGGGCCGGACGCGGGCGGGCGCTCCTGCGCGCGTTACTCGGCGAGGCATCCGACCGCGGCGCGAACGAGGTGTTCCTCGAAGTGCGCGCCGACAACCCCACGGCCGAGAAGCTGTACAGCTCCGAGGGGTTCGCCGAACTCGGCCGCCGCCCGCGCTACTACCAGCCCGACGACGTCGACGCGATCGTGATGCGGCTCGATCTGCGCGTCTGGCGTGAGCGCGACGCATCCGCGACATCCGATTCCGCGACCGAGGAGAGCACCGCATGA